TGCTGTTCCTGCTCGGCCTGGCCGCGCTGCTCGTGGCGGCGGCGCGCCCCCTGGCCGTGCTCCAGCTGCCGTCGCAGCAGCAGACCATCATCCTGGCCATGGACGTCTCGGGCAGCATGCGCGCCACCGACGTGCAGCCCGACCGTCTCACGGCCGCGCAGAACGCCGCCAAGGCCTTCATTCAAGACCTGCCGCGCCACGTGCGCGTGGGCGTGGTGGCCTTCGCCGGCACCGCCCAGCTGGCGCAGCTACCCACGCAGAGCCACGAGGACCTGCTCAAGGCCATAGACAGCTTCCAGCTGCAGCGCGGCACGGCCACGGGCAACGGCATCATGATGGCGCTGGCCACGCTGTTCCCCGATGCGGGCATAGACATCGCCGCCCTGGGCGGGCGCCAGTCCATGCGCGTGCGGCCCATCGACGAAGTGGGCCGCGCCGACCCCGCGAAGAAGCCCTTCACGCCCGTGGCGCCGGGCTCGTACCGCTCGGCCGCCATCATCATGCTCACCGACGGCCAGCGCACCACGGGCGTGGACCCGCTGGAGGCCGCGCAATGGGCCGCCGACCGCGGCGTGCGCGTGTACACCGTGGGCGTGGGCACGGTGCAGGGCGAGCTCATCGGCTTCGAGGGCTGGTCCATGCGCGTGCGCCTGGACGAGGACACGCTCAAGGCCGTAGCCCTGCGCACCAACGCCGAATACTTCCACGCCGCCACGGCGCAGGACCTGCGCAAGGTCTACGAGACGCTGAGCTCGCGGCTCACGGTGGAGAAGAAGGAGACCGAGGTGTCCGCGCTGCTGGCGCTGGCGGGGGCCGCGCTGATGCTGCTGGCGGCGGGGATGTCGGTGTGGTGGTTCGGCAGGATTTTATGAGTGTTTTACAGCCCTAGCGCTTTGCAGGAAAGCGCTGATAGCTATCCTTTTTGAAGTCAATGACCTAAAAAAACCGCCTCGTCATGAGGCGGTTTTTCGTGGGTGCGCTGAAACTCAATTGTTCTGCGCCAATTGATCGAGGATCGCCGGATTCTCCAGCGTGCTGGTGTCCTGGGTGATGGCCTCGCCCTTGGCCAGGCTGCGCAGCAGGCGGCGCATGATCTTGCCGCTGCGGGTCTTGGGCAGGTTGTCGCCGAAGCGGATGTCCTTGGGCTTGGCGATGGGGCCGATTTCCTTGGCCACCCAGTTGCGCAGTTCGGCGGCGATCTGCTTGGCCTCCTCGCCCGTGGGGCGGGCGCGCTTGAGGACGACGAAGGCGCAGATGGCCTCGCCCGTGAGGTCGTCGGGGCGGCCCACCACGGCGGCCTCGGCCACCAGGTCGGACTTGGCGACCAGGGCGGATTCGATTTCCATCGTTCCCATGCGGTGGCCCGAGACGTTGAGCACGTCGTCGATGCGGCCGGTGACGCGGAAGTAGGCAGTCTTGGCGTCGCGCACGGCGCCGTCGCCCGCAAGGTAGATCTTGCCGCCCATCTCCTCGGGGAAGTACGACTTCTTGAAGCGCTCGGGGTCGTTCCAGATGGTGCGGATCATCGAAGGCCAGGGCCGCTTGATGACCAGCATGCCGCCCGAGCCGTTGGGCACGTCCTTGCCGGTCTCATCGACGATGGCGGCGGCGATGCCGGGCAGCGGCAGCGTGCACGAGCCCGGCACCAGGGGCGTGGCGCCCGGCAGCGGGGTGATCAGGTGGCCGCCGTTCTCCGTCTGCCACCAGGTGTCCACGATGGGGCAGCGCTCGCCGCCTACGTTTTTGTAGTACCACATCCAGGCTTCGGGGTTGATGGGCTCGCCCACGCTGCCCAGGATGCGCAGGCTGGAGAGGTCCCAGTTCTTCGGGTGCACCTTCTCGTCGGAATCAGCCGCCTTGATGAGCGAGCGGATGGCCGTTGGCGCGGTATAGAAGATGCTGACCTTGTGGCGCTCGATCATCTGCCAGAAGCGCCCGGCGTTGGGGTAGGTGGGAATGCCCTCGAACATCACCTGGGTGCCGCCCGCGGCCAGCGGCCCGTAGGCGATGTAGGTGTGGCCCGTGACCCAGCCGATGTCGGCCGTGCACCAGAACACGTCGTCGGGGCGCAGGTCGAAGGTCCAGTCCATCGTCAGCTTGGCCCACAGCAGGTAGCCGCCCGTGGAATGCTGCACGCCCTTGGGCTTGCCCGTGGAGCCCGAGGTGTAGAGGATGAACAGCGGGTGCTCCGCCTCCACGGCCACCGGGACGCATTCGGTGCTCTGGCCCGCGAGGGCCTCGGCAAAGCTCTTGTCGCGCCCGTCCACGCGGTTCCAGGCGGTGGGGGTGCGCTCGTAGACCAGCACCGACTTGATGGACTCGCAGCCGCCCATGGCGATGCCCTCGTCCACGATGGCCTTGAGCGGCAGTTCCTTGCCGCCGCGCAGCTGGTAGTTGGCGGTGATCACGGCCACGGCGCCGGCGTCGATGATGCGCTCCTGCACTGCCTTGGCCGAGAAGCCGCCGAACACCACGCTGTGCGTGGCGCCGATGCGCGCGCAGGCCTGCATGGCCACCACGCCCTCGATGGTCATGGGCATGTAGATCAGGACGCGGTCGCCCTTCTTCACGCCCTGCGCCTTGAGCGCATTGGCGAACTGGGCCACGCGGGCGAGCAGCTCTTTGTAGGTGACCTTGGTGACGGCGCCGTCGTCAGCCTCGAAGATGATGGCGGTCTTGCTCTCGACCGGCGTGCCCATGTGCCGGTCCAGGCAGTTGGCGCTGGCGTTGAGCTCGCCGTCGGCGAACCACTGGTAGAACGGCGCGTTGGACTCGTCCAGCGTCTTCGTGAAGGGCCTGGTCCACTGCAGGTTCTCGCGCGCAAGGCGGGCCCAGAAGCCCTCGAAGTCCTTGTCGGCCTCGGCGCACAGCGCCTCGTAGCCGGCCATGCCGGAGATGCGTGCCGTCTTCACCAGGCCCTCGGGCGGGGGAAACACACGGTTTTCGATCAGGACGGACTCGATCGCGGACGGGGAAGCACTCATGGATTTGTCTCCTTACGCTAGAACGGATAAGCGGGCGGTACTTTCGGTGCTGCTACTTACAAGCCACTGACGCAGCCGGGACACACAGCTTACGCCAATGCCCGCCCTATGCGGCCGCCCCCGGCTTTCCGCTTCGCGCGCCTATAGCACATAGCGAAAAACCTTTCTTTTGACTTAAAAACAATCAATAAATACACTAGCGCGGTGTTTGTAACCTGCAACGCAGGTAATTCGCCCCTTGCCGGCATGTTCCGCCGCCGGGTGAATCACAGCGCCGGAAGCCTGCCCATGGTGGCGGCCGCCGGTGCAAAGGCCGAGGCTTTCGGCCCTGATGCCCTGGGTGTCCCAGCGCCGCGCGGCGCCATGGCACCCGCGTGATTGCGCAAGTCCTCCAACCGACCTCTTGCGCCGCGCACCCAGGCCCTTGCGCACTCCTTTCCACGCGTGCCATTCGGGCCGATCTGGTCACTTTCCGTGTCCGCCCTCTTCCCGGTCCTGCCGACCGCGCGTGTCCATTGCGGACGGGCGCCCCCCGGCGGGGCCGCCGCATCGGGGTCGCGTGCATTGCGCAGTATTTCGGCCTTCGTGCCCCTGCCGCCATTGGTGCGGCCGGGGCTGGCTCAACCCGTCTCGACCGAGGAAGGACCCCGACAGTGGCCAAGCAAATCATCATCGACCATGTGTTCAAGGTCTTCGGCGACGCGCCGCAAGAGGCGCTGCGCCTGGTGCAGCAGGGCCTGAGCAAGCAGGAGATCCTGGAGCGCACGGGCCACTCGATCGGCGTGTTCGACGCCAGCTTCACCATCGAGACCGGCGAGATCTTCGTCGTCATGGGCCTGTCGGGCTCGGGCAAGTCCACGCTGGTGCGCATGCTCAACCGCCTGATAGCGCCCACCAGCGGCCGCATCCTGGTCGACGGCCAGGACATCAACGAGCTGAGCCAGCGCCAACTGCGCGCCCTGCGCCGCAAGGACATCTCCATGGTGTTCCAGTCGTTCGCCCTCATGCCCCACATGACCGTGCTGGACAACACGGCCTTCGGCCTGGAGCTGGCGGGCATGGACAAGGCCGGGCGCCAGCAGGCGGCACAGGAGGCGCTGGAGCAGGTCGGCCTGGCCGGCTGGGGCGCCAGCTACCCCGACGAGCTCTCGGGCGGCATGCAGCAGCGCGTGGGCCTGGCGCGCGCGCTGGCGGCCGACCCGTCCATCCTGCTCATGGACGAGGCCTTCTCGGCGCTGGACCCCATCATCCGCACCGAGATGCAGTCCGAGCTGCTGCGTCTGCAGCAGGTCAAGCGGCGCACCATCGTCTTCATCTCGCACGACCTGGACGAGGCCATGCGCATCGGCGACCGCATCGCCATCATGAAGGACGGCCACGTGGTGCAGGTTGGCACGCCCGACGAGATCCTGCGCGAACCGGCCAACGACTACGTGCGCGACTTCGTGCGCGGCGTGGACGCAGCCGCCGTCTTCAAGGCGCGCGACATCGCGCGCCAAGCCTTCACCATGGTGTCCGAGCGCAGCGACCGGGGCTGCCGCGCCGCGCTGCGCCTGCTGGAGGACTCGGACCACGAGTACGCCTACGTGCTCTCCAGCCGCAAGCGTTTCCTGGGCGTGGTGTCCTCGCAGTCGCTGCGCCGCGCCCTGCACGGCCACCATGGCCCGCTGGGGCTGCAGCACGCCTTCCTGGACGACGCGCCCACGCTGGCCGCGGACACGCCGGTGGCCGAACTCTTCGGCCCCATGGCCAGCGCCCCCTGCCCGCTTCCCGTGATGGACGGCGACGGGCGCTTCCTGGGCGTGGTCAGCCGCACCACGCTGATGCGCTTCCTGGACCGCGACACGCCACCCGTGCCGCCGCCGCAGGCCGAGCTTCCCCCCGTCCAGCTCGACCGCCAGCCCCCCCACGACGGCGCCGCACCCGCCGCCCGAATTGAAGGAGATGCCACCGCATGAACGAGAACAACAACGACACTCCCGCCGGCCTGGATGACCCCTGGGCCGCCGCCAGCTCCGCCGCGGACGGCCCCGCCACGGGCAGCGCAGATCCCTGGGGCGCGGGCACCGCCGACCCGGCGCAGTCCGCCCCCGACTGGCTGTCGAGCCCGTCGGCAAGCCCCGCGCCCGCCGACGCCGATGCGGGCGGCCTGCAAGCCCTATGGCACCAGATCAGCACCGACGGCCTGCCCGTGCAGGGCTGGATCAACGACGGCCTGCACTGGGCGGTGGAGAACTTCCGCCCCTTCTTCCAGTCCGTGCGCGCGCCCATCGACGCGACGCTCAGCGGCGTCACCGACGCCCTGCTCGCCCTGCCCTGGCCGGTGATGCTGCTGCTCATCTCCCTGCTGGCCTGGCAGTTCGCCGGGCGCATGCTGGCGCTGGCCACGGCCGTATCGCTGGGCGTCGTGGTGCTGCTGGGCATCTGGCCCGACGCCATGGTCACGCTGGCGCTGGTGCTCACCTCGCTGCTGTTCTGCGTGGTGCTCGGCCTGCCCCTGGGCATCGTGCTGGCCGCCAGCGACCGCGCCCAGCGCTTCACGCGGCCGCTGCTGGACGCGATGCAGACCACGCCGGCCTTCGTCTACCTGGTGCCGGTGGTGATGCTGTTCGGCATCGGCAACGTGCCCGGCGTCATCGTGACCATCGTGTTCGCGCTGCCGCCCCTGGTGCGCCTGACCAACCTGGGGCTGCGCCAGGTGCGCCCGGACCTGATCGAGGCCAGCCGCGCCTACGGCGCCTCGCCCTGGCAGCTCTTGTGGAAGGTGCAGCTGCCGCTGGCCCTGCCCTCGATCATGGCCGGCATCAACCAGGCGCTGATGCTGAGCCTGTCGATGGTGGTCATCGCCTCGATGATCGCCGTGGGCGGCCTGGGCCAGATGGTGCTGCGCGGCATAGGCCGGCTGGACATGGGCCTGGCCAGCATCGGCGGCCTGGGCATCGTGCTGCTGGCCGTCGTGCTCGACCGCATCACCCAGGCCATGGGGGCGCCGCGCCGCGGCGGCCAGCGCTGGTGGCACACCGGCCCGCTGGGCCTGCTGTTCGGCAGGCTGCGCCAGAAGTCCTGAAACCATAGCTGATGGCGCTTTCCACACAAGGACTGGCGGCCGATTTAACCAATTTTTTCACCACGGAGACTCGCCATGACATTCGCATGCAAGACCCTGCGCCCGCTGCTGGCCGCCACCGGCCTGGCCCTGCTGGGCCTGACCGCCCAGGCCGCCGACCTGCCCGGCAAGGGCATCACGGTGCAGCCGCTCAAGAGCTCGATCGCCGAGGAGACCTTCCAGACCCTGCTGGTCATGAAGGCCCTGCAGAAGCTCGGCTACGAGGTGCAGCCCATCAAGG
This region of Alicycliphilus denitrificans K601 genomic DNA includes:
- the proV gene encoding glycine betaine/L-proline ABC transporter ATP-binding protein ProV — translated: MAKQIIIDHVFKVFGDAPQEALRLVQQGLSKQEILERTGHSIGVFDASFTIETGEIFVVMGLSGSGKSTLVRMLNRLIAPTSGRILVDGQDINELSQRQLRALRRKDISMVFQSFALMPHMTVLDNTAFGLELAGMDKAGRQQAAQEALEQVGLAGWGASYPDELSGGMQQRVGLARALAADPSILLMDEAFSALDPIIRTEMQSELLRLQQVKRRTIVFISHDLDEAMRIGDRIAIMKDGHVVQVGTPDEILREPANDYVRDFVRGVDAAAVFKARDIARQAFTMVSERSDRGCRAALRLLEDSDHEYAYVLSSRKRFLGVVSSQSLRRALHGHHGPLGLQHAFLDDAPTLAADTPVAELFGPMASAPCPLPVMDGDGRFLGVVSRTTLMRFLDRDTPPVPPPQAELPPVQLDRQPPHDGAAPAARIEGDATA
- a CDS encoding VWA domain-containing protein, with protein sequence MVFLWPTLLWLLLVLPLLVLLYLWLLRRRKAAAVPYPGLALVRQALGPGHGWRRHVPPLLFLLGLAALLVAAARPLAVLQLPSQQQTIILAMDVSGSMRATDVQPDRLTAAQNAAKAFIQDLPRHVRVGVVAFAGTAQLAQLPTQSHEDLLKAIDSFQLQRGTATGNGIMMALATLFPDAGIDIAALGGRQSMRVRPIDEVGRADPAKKPFTPVAPGSYRSAAIIMLTDGQRTTGVDPLEAAQWAADRGVRVYTVGVGTVQGELIGFEGWSMRVRLDEDTLKAVALRTNAEYFHAATAQDLRKVYETLSSRLTVEKKETEVSALLALAGAALMLLAAGMSVWWFGRIL
- the proW gene encoding glycine betaine/L-proline ABC transporter permease ProW, producing the protein MNENNNDTPAGLDDPWAAASSAADGPATGSADPWGAGTADPAQSAPDWLSSPSASPAPADADAGGLQALWHQISTDGLPVQGWINDGLHWAVENFRPFFQSVRAPIDATLSGVTDALLALPWPVMLLLISLLAWQFAGRMLALATAVSLGVVVLLGIWPDAMVTLALVLTSLLFCVVLGLPLGIVLAASDRAQRFTRPLLDAMQTTPAFVYLVPVVMLFGIGNVPGVIVTIVFALPPLVRLTNLGLRQVRPDLIEASRAYGASPWQLLWKVQLPLALPSIMAGINQALMLSLSMVVIASMIAVGGLGQMVLRGIGRLDMGLASIGGLGIVLLAVVLDRITQAMGAPRRGGQRWWHTGPLGLLFGRLRQKS
- the acs gene encoding acetate--CoA ligase, translating into MSASPSAIESVLIENRVFPPPEGLVKTARISGMAGYEALCAEADKDFEGFWARLARENLQWTRPFTKTLDESNAPFYQWFADGELNASANCLDRHMGTPVESKTAIIFEADDGAVTKVTYKELLARVAQFANALKAQGVKKGDRVLIYMPMTIEGVVAMQACARIGATHSVVFGGFSAKAVQERIIDAGAVAVITANYQLRGGKELPLKAIVDEGIAMGGCESIKSVLVYERTPTAWNRVDGRDKSFAEALAGQSTECVPVAVEAEHPLFILYTSGSTGKPKGVQHSTGGYLLWAKLTMDWTFDLRPDDVFWCTADIGWVTGHTYIAYGPLAAGGTQVMFEGIPTYPNAGRFWQMIERHKVSIFYTAPTAIRSLIKAADSDEKVHPKNWDLSSLRILGSVGEPINPEAWMWYYKNVGGERCPIVDTWWQTENGGHLITPLPGATPLVPGSCTLPLPGIAAAIVDETGKDVPNGSGGMLVIKRPWPSMIRTIWNDPERFKKSYFPEEMGGKIYLAGDGAVRDAKTAYFRVTGRIDDVLNVSGHRMGTMEIESALVAKSDLVAEAAVVGRPDDLTGEAICAFVVLKRARPTGEEAKQIAAELRNWVAKEIGPIAKPKDIRFGDNLPKTRSGKIMRRLLRSLAKGEAITQDTSTLENPAILDQLAQNN